The Synchiropus splendidus isolate RoL2022-P1 chromosome 1, RoL_Sspl_1.0, whole genome shotgun sequence genome includes a window with the following:
- the enc1 gene encoding ectoderm-neural cortex protein 1: MKMSVCVHENRKSRASTGSMNIYLFHKSSYADSVLMHLNSLRQQRLFTDVLLHAGSRSFPCHRAVLAACSRYFEAMFSGGLRESQASEVDFHDSIHPEVLELLLDYAYSSRVVINEENAESLLEAGDMLEFQDIRDACAEFLERNLHPSNCLGMLLLSDAHQCTKLSELSWGMCLSNFPAICKTEDFLQLPKDMVVQLLSHEELETEDERLVYEAALNWINYDLERRHCHLPELLRTVRLALLPAIFLMENVSTEDLINAQAKSKELVDEAIRCKLKILQNDGVVNSQCARPRKTSHALFLLGGQTFMCDKLYLVDQKAKEIIPKADIPSPRKEFSACAIGCKVYITGGRGSENGVSKDVWVYDTVHEEWSKAAPMLIARFGHGSAELKHCLYVVGGHTAATGCLPASPSVSLKQVEQFDPVANKWTMVAPLREGVSNAAVVSVKLKLFAFGGTSVSHDKLPKVQCYDPQENRWTVPASCPQPWRYTAAAVLGNQIFVMGGDTEFSACSAYKFSSETYQWTKVGDVTAKRMSCQAVASGNKLYVVGGYFGTQRCKTLDCYDPTLDAWNSITTVPYSLIPTAFVSTWKHLPA, from the coding sequence ATGAAAATGTCCGTGTGCGTCCATGAGAACAGAAAGTCCCGAGCCAGCACCGGCTCTATGAACATCTACCTGTTCCACAAGTCTTCGTACGCCGACAGCGTGCTCATGCACCTGAACTCGCTGCGGCAGCAGAGGCTGTTCACCGATGTCCTGCTGCACGCCGGCAGTCGCTCCTTCCCTTGCCATCGCGCCGTCCTGGCCGCTTGCAGCCGCTACTTCGAGGCCATGTTCAGTGGAGGGCTGAGGGAGAGCCAAGCCAGCGAGGTGGACTTTCACGACTCCATCCATCCAGAGGTACTGGAGCTCCTTCTGGATTATGCGTACTCGTCGCGTGTGGTCATCAACGAGGAGAATGCCGAGTCACTGTTGGAGGCCGGGGACATGCTAGAGTTTCAGGACATACGGGATGCCTGCGCCGAGTTCCTGGAAAGAAACCTTCATCCGTCCAACTGTCTCGGAATGCTCCTGCTGTCCGACGCCCACCAGTGCACAAAGTTGTCTGAGCTCTCCTGGGGGATGTGCCTCAGTAACTTCCCTGCCATTTGCAAGACAGAGGATTTTCTGCAACTGCCCAAAGATATGGTCGTCCAGCTGTTGTCTCACGAGGAGTTGGAGACTGAAGACGAGCGGCTTGTCTACGAAGCTGCCTTGAACTGGATCAACTATGACCTGGAGAGACGGCACTGCCACCTTCCGGAGCTGCTCAGAACGGTCCGACTGGCTCTGCTTCCCGCTATCTTCTTAATGGAGAACGTCTCAACCGAAGATCTGATCAACGCTCAGGCCAAGAGCAAGGAGCTGGTGGACGAAGCCATCCGATGCAAGCTGAAGATCCTGCAGAACGACGGCGTGGTCAACAGCCAGTGTGCGCGGCCGAGAAAGACCAGCCATGCCCTCTTTCTCCTGGGAGGGCAGACCTTCATGTGCGACAAACTGTACCTGGTGGATCAGAAGGCCAAAGAGATCATCCCAAAGGCCGACATTCCAAGCCCAAGAAAGGAGTTCAGCGCCTGTGCCATCGGCTGCAAGGTGTACATCACAGGTGGAAGAGGCTCTGAGAACGGCGTGTCCAAAGATGTTTGGGTCTACGACACAGTGCATGAAGAATGGTCCAAAGCCGCCCCCATGCTCATCGCGCGTTTCGGCCACGGTTCTGCTGAGCTCAAACACTGCCTGTATGTGGTCGGGGGGCACACTGCGGCGACAGGCTGCCTTCCCGCGTCACCGTCAGTCTCCCTAAAACAGGTGGAGCAGTTTGACCCCGTTGCCAACAAATGGACTATGGTGGCTCCCCTCAGGGAGGGCGTGAGTAACGCCGCGGTGGTCAGCGTCAAACTTAAGCTTTTCGCTTTCGGTGGGACCAGCGTCAGCCACGACAAGCTACCAAAGGTCCAGTGCTACGATCCGCAAGAGAACAGGTGGACTGTGCCTGCGTCCTGCCCGCAGCCGTGGCGCTACACCGCAGCTGCCGTCTTGGGGAATCAGATCTTCGTCATGGGCGGCGATACAGAGTTCTCTGCGTGCTCGGCCTATAAGTTCAGCAGCGAGACCTACCAGTGGACTAAAGTCGGCGATGTGACGGCCAAACGGATGAGCTGTCAAGCCGTGGCGTCTGGGAATAAACTCTACGTGGTGGGCGGCTACTTTGGCACGCAACGGTGTAAAACTCTGGACTGCTACGACCCCACGCTGGATGCTTGGAACAGCATCACCACTGTGCCATATTCACTCATCCCCACTGCTTTCGTCAGCACCTGGAAGCACCTGCCTGCATGA